Proteins from one Impatiens glandulifera chromosome 2, dImpGla2.1, whole genome shotgun sequence genomic window:
- the LOC124926525 gene encoding peptidyl-prolyl cis-trans isomerase CYP23-like: protein MESGRREFSILIAYAFVLCSILLGAFAQEPELGSARVVFQTDYGDIEFGFYPSVAPKTVDHIFKLVRLGGYNTNHFFRVDNGFVAQVADVAGGRSAPMNDKQREEAEKTVIGEFSRVKHVRGILSMGRYSDPDSAASSFSILLGDAPHLDGEYAIFGKVTKGDETLRKLEEVPTRREGIFVMPKERITIHSTYYYDMKEETCEAENSALRRRLAASAVEIETQRMKCFS, encoded by the exons ATGGAGTCTGGCAGAAGGGAATTCTCAATCTTGATCGCATACGCTTTTGTCCTCTGTTCAATCCTCTTGGGTGCCTTCGCTCAGGAACCTGAACTTGGATCGGCCCGTGTAGTTTTCCAG ACAGACTATGGAGATATTGAATTTGGTTTCTACCCATCTGTTGCCCCCAAGACCGTCGACCACATCTTCAAGCTCGTTCGCCTTGGAGGTTATAACACCAACCATTTCTTCCGG GTTGATAATGGTTTTGTGGCCCAAGTTGCTGATGTTGCTGGTGGGAGATCAGCTCCCATGAATGATAAGCAAAGGGAGGAAGCTGAGAAAACTGTGATTGGAGAATTCAGTCGCGTCAAACATGTGCGAGGCATTCTTTCTATGGGAAG GTATTCTGATCCAGATAGTGCAGCTTCATCATTCTCAATACTTTTAGGAGATGCCCCCCATCTTGATGGAGAG TATGCAATATTTGGAAAAGTTACCAAAGGCGATGAAACATTGAGAAAGCTCGAGGAGGTCCCTACTCGTCGTGAAGGAATATTTGTCATG CCTAAGGAGCGGATCACCATTCACTCCACTTACTATTATG ATATGAAGGAGGAAACTTGTGAAGCCGAAAACTCTGCTTTGAGAAGGCGGCTTGCTGCTTCTGCGGTTGAAATTGAAACTCAG AGAATGAAATGCTTCTCGTAG